Proteins from a genomic interval of Coccinella septempunctata chromosome 2, icCocSept1.1, whole genome shotgun sequence:
- the LOC123307257 gene encoding protein-cysteine N-palmitoyltransferase Rasp, which yields MLYLIKRIWMWMVVLLVISEILKQKCYFHALQIFRLTLSVIFILIYLGPIALIGILAQPIILRIISNISSRKLVLWISNILFILMISMYKYYISNESFMIWLNYNEKENYLHILAIYWTNLRTFSFFMEHSQEQEQTSILDMLSYCLYLPVLFNGPFIFHADFKQSENIRSPCRERLWIILKNVARFIFWMNFVEFALHNYYVNATSFQVQLVESFDDWALYGYGYLMGQYFHMKYLVIYGLSTSVAKFENIPVPSLPKCIGRIHLYSDMWKYFDNGLYRFLLRYIYVPMLSHLKNKILASFACFTFVYIWHGLDGYIFIWVILNFFGVVIENLSTAIYKAHLRSSKIELFLGMQWIRRITCFFASFLLAMSAISNFYFFSSISIGSVFVTRILEASFTSNTILILALYCCCQFSTELKNVSNGEKKSRF from the exons ATGCTCTATCTTATTAAAAGAATTTGGATGTGGATGGTTGTTCTTCTTGTTATATCAGAGATTTTGAAGCAGAAATGTTACTTTCAT GCATTACAAATATTCAGATTAACCCTGTCTGTGATTTTTATACTTATTTATTTAGGACCAATAGCCCTAATTGGAATTTTAGCTCAACCAATTATATTGAGAATTATATCAAATATAAGTTCAAGGAAATTGGTGCTATGGATTTCCAATATCCTATTCATATTGATGATATCAATGTACAAGTATTATATTtcaaatgaatcatttatgatctGGTTGAATTACAATGAAAAGGAGAACTACCTCCATATTTTAGCAATTTACTGGACGAATCTCAGAACTTTCTCATTTTTTATGGAACACAGTCAAGAGCAAGAGCAAACATCTATATTAGATATGCTTAGTTACTGCCTTTATTTGCCTGTTTTATTCAATGGCCCATTTATTTTTCATGCAGACTTCAAGCAAAGTGAAAATATCAGGTCACCATGTAGAGAAAGATTAtggataattttgaaaaatgttgccAGGTTTATTTTTTGGATGAATTTTGTAGAATTTGCACTCCATAACTATTATGTTAATGCTACATCTTTCCAAGTACAG CTCGTTGAGTCTTTTGACGACTGGGCTTTATATGGTTATGGGTATTTAATGGGGCAATATTTCCATATGAAGTATCTTGTAATTTATGGTTTGAGCACAAGTGTAGCTAAGTTTGAAAACATTCCTGTTCCTTCTTTGCCAAAATGTATTGGACGAATACATTTATATTCAGATATGTGGAAATATTTTGATAATGGATTGTACAGATTTCTATTGAG GTATATTTATGTCCCCATGTTatcccatttgaaaaataaaattttggcaAGCTTTGCGTGTTTCACCTTTGTTTATATATGGCATGGACTGGATGGCTACATATTTATTTGGGTTATTTTGAACTTCTTTGGTGTTGTAATTGAGAACTTGAGCACTGCCATTTATAAGGCTCATTTGAGAAGCTCCAAAATTGAGCTGTTCTTAGGAATGCAGTGGATTAGGAGGATAACCTGTTTCTTTGCAAGTTTTTTGCTTGCCATGTCAGCAATTTccaatttctattttttctcCAGTATTAGTATTGGCTCTGTGTTTGTGACTAGAATATTGGAAG CTAGTTTTACCAGCAATACGATTTTAATATTGGCTTTGTATTGCTGCTGCCAATTTTCCACAGAATTAAAGAATGTATCGAATGGAGAGAAGAAGTCTCGATTTTAA
- the LOC123307441 gene encoding endoplasmic reticulum metallopeptidase 1-like, with product MRSRKSVSREDSSLPGDDFEIGERKRKYPPQTIPYYYGIIFCFFLLLLLRFVVFLDQRLPTPLKKDDESQYPERFIAERAQEDLKYLTDLGPRVVGSYENEVLTVEFLKKQILDIIHEADKSQEIQLDVQVVSGSYFLGSKPTGKINMYSNVQNVIAKLYGRDSNNSLLLNAHFDSVPTSPGGSDDGINCAVMLEILRKYSKRKIRPLHNVIFLFNGAEESALQASHGFITKHKWAKESRVVINLEAAGAGGKIVMFQTGPNKIWLNEDYGKVPHPRGQAASEELFQANVIPSDTDFRIFRDFGNMVGIDMAFVKDGYRYHTKYDRFDNIPLGSYQHVGDNVMSLVENMANNPELGDENAKSGKVVFFDFFGGFFVSYSTTTALFVNLSVFVLSLLTFFVSLGRFNLGITVNTVFYFHQILAVTLFGWLLSFLAVIFLAYLIDLLGYGMSWYGHPWLVLGIFVIPTIITSTPMLLLIKPMHISRNANSFIQAQIIRLIWSSIMLIITLLGIRTTYPFLMIVLFDTLAYAVILLLGLEHSASTWKIVYVILSLIPTSFSMSINIELFDFFIPLTGRIGSNKIPDIIIGFGAVFSTLLTLTPYYFLVSTLDKPKNFYKILGTIFAVCLVIVFTPLGFPYSGNYESPTPQRFWIMHSQRTFHGEDGGIIKRDSGYFFLNMDRNSPRSVARYVDDLKRTADLESDCNNFLLCGLPLAHPKMCEVVRYSTWIPSSSPIIPDPVNLKVNSKTQISPTLFRYNLTISGPDRIMFYLSPKKDLKMSKTSLLDKIDDEVFWNDRPYYFFVYTCGKEVTPINAVFDIEVPINHTGPTMDIAVAGNYVHPKKFRITPDFSKFLAKFPDWADLTAWVANYHSYVI from the exons ATGAGAAGTCGAAAAAGTGTATCACGAGAAGATTCTTCTCTGCCTGGTGACGATTTTGAAATAGGCGAAAGAAAGAGAAAATATCCTCCTCAAACCATTCCGTACTATTATGGaatcattttttgttttttccttcTGCTATTGTTGCGGTTTGTTGTTTTTCTCGATCAGAGATTGCCTACTCCTTTGAAGAAAGATGATGAG TCTCAATATCCCGAAAGATTTATAGCAGAGAGGGCTCAAGAGGATCTGAAATATTTAACAGATCTTGGTCCCCGTGTGGTGGGCTCATATGAAAATGAGGTTCTGACTGTAGAGTTTTTGAAGAAGCAGATACTGGATATAATTCATGAAGCAGATAAAAGTCAAGAAATCCAGTTAGATGTACAGGTTGTCAGTGGTTCTTACTTTTTAGGCTCTAAACCTACTGGAAAGATTAATATGTATTCTAATGTACAGAATGTCATAGCAAAATTATATGGACGAGATTCTAACAATTCTTTGTTGCTCAATGCTCACTTCGATTCTGTACCTACTAGTCCTG GTGGCAGCGACGACGGTATAAACTGTGCAGTAATGCTGGAAATcctccgaaaatactcaaaacgGAAAATTCGCCCGTTACACAATGTGATATTCCTCTTTAATGGTGCTGAAGAGTCGGCTCTACAAGCTAGTCATGGTTTTATTACTAAGCATAAATGGGCTAAAGAAAGCAGGGTTGTAATTAATTTGGAAGCAGCCGGAGCCGGTGGCAAAATTGTGATGTTTCAAACTGGCCCCAATAAAATTTGGTTGAATGAGGATTATGGAAAAGTTCCTCATCCAAGGGGACAAGCTGCTTCAGAAGAATTATTCCAAGCAAATGTTATTCCATCTGATACAGATTTCAGGATATTTAGGGACTTTGGTAACATGGTTG GTATAGACATGGCATTTGTTAAAGATGGTTACCGTTATCACACAAAATATGATCGTTTTGATAATATACCTTTGGGCTCTTATCAACATGTTGGCGATAACGTTATGTCTCTTGTAGAAAACATGGCAAACAATCCCGAGTTGGGAGATGAGAATGCCAAGTCAGGAAAAGTAGTGTTTTTTGATTTCTTCGGAGGATTTTTTGTATCCTACAGTACCACAACTGCTCTCTTCGTCAATTTGAGCGTGTTTGTTCTATCATTGCTGACGTTTTTCGTGAGTTTAGGAAGATTTAATTTGG GAATTACAGTGAATACCGTCTTTTACTTCCACCAAATTCTTGCTGTGACACTTTTTGGTTGGTTATTGTCCTTTCTGGCGGTGATATTTTTAGCATACCTTATTGATTTATTGGGATATGGAATGAGTTGGTATGGGCATCCTTGGTTGGTATTAGGGATTTTTGTGATTCCCACTATTATAACTTCCACACCAATGCTCCTGCTAATAAAGCCTATG CATATCTCCCGCAATGCCAATTCTTTCATACAAGCCCAGATAATTCGGCTGATTTGGAGCTCAATTATGTTAATAATAACGTTATTAGGTATAAGAACTACCTATCCGTTCTTGATGATAGTTTTATTTGACACCTTGGCATATGCTGTAATTCTTTTATTGGGATTGGAACATTCAG CATCAACCTGGAAAATCGTCTATGTAATATTATCACTGATACCTACATCTTTCTCAATGAgcatcaatattgaattatttgatTTCTTCATTCCGCTAACTGGAAGAATTGGAAGTAATAAAATACCTGATATTATCATAGGATTTGGAGCTGTTTTTTCCACCTTGTTAACTTTGACGCCTTAC tattttttggTATCGACGTTGGATAAGCCTAAAAATTTTTACAAGATATTGGGTACCATATTTGCTGTATGCTTGGTGATCGTCTTCACACCTTTAGGATTCCCGTATTCTGGAAATTATGAATCGCCAACACCTCAGAGATTTTGGATTATG CATAGCCAGAGAACCTTTCACGGAGAAGATGGCGGAATTATAAAGAGAGATTCTGGGTACTTCTTCTTGAATATGGACAGAAACTCGCCAAGAAGTGTTGCTCGATATGTAGATGACCTGAAAAGAACTGCAGACCTTGAGTCTGACTGTAACAATTTTCTCCTTTGTGGTTTGCCATTAGCGCATCCCAAGATGTGCGAAGTTGT GAGGTACAGTACATGGATACCCTCATCTTCGCCAATTATACCCGATCCTGTGAACTTGAAAGTGAATTCAAAAACACAAATTTCGCCAACCTTATTTCGATATAACTTAACAATATCTG GTCCTGATCGAATAATGTTTTATTTGTCTCCAAAGAAAGATTTGAAAATGAGCAAAACAAGTCTTTTGGATAAAATAGACGATGAAGTATTCTGGAATGATCGCCCATATTACTTTTTTGTCTATACGTGTGGAAAAGAAGTGACGCCAATAAATGCTGTTTTCGATATTGAAGTACCGATTAATCATACGGGACCAACAATGGATATTGCTGTCGCTGGAAATTATGTGCATCCTAAGAAATTTCGAATAACTCCAGACTTTTCTAAGTTTTTAGCCAAATTTCCAGACTGGGCTGATTTGACTGCTTGGGTCGCCAACTATCATTCATATGTGATATGA
- the LOC123307515 gene encoding selenoprotein M-like, which translates to MLKILTIICFLLVGDTYAKIANARLESCPSCTLNRKPEVRAFAYEDLPKYGIEFKKIHGHLPELVFFDENDKEVERHSLSDLTRKECNDLLLSRGFALKNEDL; encoded by the exons ATGCTGAAAATTCTAACTATAATTTGTTTTCTCCTCGTAGGAGATACTTATGCTAAAATAGCTAATGCACGCCTAGAG AGTTGTCCTAGTTGTACATTGAATCGAAAACCAGAAGTGAGAGCATTTGCGTATGAAGATTTGCCTAAATATGGgatagaatttaaaaaaattcatgggCATTTACCAGAGTTAGTTTTTTTTGATGAAAACGATAAAGAAGTAGAAAGGCATTCTTTATCTGACCTCACCAGAAAGGAGTGTAATGATCTTTTGTTATCACGGGGATTCGCCctgaaaaatgaagatttgTAG
- the LOC123307259 gene encoding proteasome subunit alpha type-4 — MARRYDTRTTIFSPEGRLYQVEYAMEAISHAGTCLGILANDGILLAAERRNTNKLLDEVFTSEKIYQLNDDMVCSVAGITSDANVLTNELRMIGQRYLFQYGESIPCEQLVSWLCDVKQAYTQYGGKRPFGVSILYMGWDKHYGYQLYQSDPSGNYSGWKATCIGNNSAAAISSLKQEYKEGEMTLESAKALAVKVLSKTLDMTKLSSEKVEMATLTRVGNKTKISILNSKEVESLIAEFEKEQALAEAAKKEQQKQPA, encoded by the exons ATG GCTCGCCGATATGATACCagaacaacaattttttcacctGAAG GTCGACTTTATCAAGTTGAATATGCTATGGAAGCTATAAGTCATGCTGGTACATGTCTAGGTATTCTAGCAAATGATGGAATACTGTTAGCGGCGGAAAGACGTAACACCAATAAACTCCTAGATGAGGTATTCACTTCAGAAAAAATCTATCAACTGAATGA TGACATGGTCTGTAGTGTAGCTGGTATCACTTCTGATGCCAATGTTTTGACCAATGAATTAAGGATGATAGGCCAGAGGTACCTATTTCAGTATGGAGAATCGATTCCATGTGAACAACTGGTTTCTTGGTTATGTGATGTTAAACAGGCTTACACACAGTATGGAG GAAAACGACCTTTTGGCGTATCTATTTTATATATGGGTTGGGATAAGCATTATGGCTATCAACTATATCAGTCTGATCCTAGTGGAAATTACAGTGGATGGAAAGCCACATGCATAGGAAATAATAGTGCA GCGGCAATTTCAAGCTTGAAACAAGAATATAAGGAAGGTGAAATGACCCTAGAGAGTGCCAAAGCCTTGGCAGTTAAAGTTTTGAGTAAAACCCTGGATATGACTAAACTTTCTTCAGAAAAAG TTGAAATGGCCACATTAACTAGAGTTGGAAACAAAACTAAAATATCAATCTTGAATAGCAAAGAAGTTGAAAGCCTCATTGCTGAATTTGAAAAAGAACAAGCTTTAGCTGAAGCTGCCAAGAAAGAACAGCAGAAACAGCCTGCATAA
- the LOC123307140 gene encoding endoplasmic reticulum metallopeptidase 1-like, with protein MLFISLWSRHNNSPPKTETVVSDLKLEFKWAPESRVLLNLEAGGTGGKVILFQTGPNRPWLTEIYKSVPHPKGQSILEELFQANVIPSDDDFRIFRDFGDMVGLDMAFIKDSYRYHNKFDGFQNIPLGSYQHVGDNVMALIEKIANNPELANDNPKIGKMVYYDILGFFFISYSASVASVMSGVVIVISLLIFLISLKRFSLGINLKTLGYLIKIITAPICGMITTLITVIIGVYILDSLGYSMRWYRYPWLVIGDFIIPIILISTPFLFLVKPKNISLNAHSFLQAQIIRLIWTSLLLVGTLLGIRSIYPIFLIVLFDTLAFLVILSFHLEKKVWLWKIIYIMISIIPVIINMGTFYDILGFFIPLTGRMGNFKMPDMIIGLGTLVIGFLILTPYFSLILILKKPTNFYKIVLCLYGICLLSIFTPLRFPYSGDVDSPTPQRFWILHSQRIIHDENGDIVKNESGYFFMNMDRNSPKSVKAYVDDLNNAEDIVEDCRNFLMCGLPIAHPKMSDFIKFSSWIPVPEPPILPNPQVDLLVNSKIRISSNLTRYNLTIHGTDHSMFFVSPKKNFKLVNMNFLDELPKEDNLWNGRPYYFFVYTCGKNIDPLHAIFDIEGPDNFEGSTMDFAIVGNYVHPKKFTNTASFSEFLSKFPDWADLTTWVAIYRSWVI; from the exons atgttatttatTAGTCTATGGTCCCGACATAAC AATTCTCCACCTAAAACAGAGACAGTTGTCTCTGACTTGAAACTTGAATTCA AATGGGCACCTGAAAGTAGGGTATTGCTTAATTTAGAAGCTGGAGGAACTGGTGGGAAAGTAATACTGTTTCAAACTGGACCAAATAGACCTTGGTTGACTGAGATTTATAAATCTGTACCTCATCCTAAAGGACAAAGTATACTAGAAGAATTATTTCAAGCGAACGTTATTCCCTCAGATGATGATTTTAGAATATTTAGGGATTTTGGAGACATGGTCG GGTTGGATATGGCATTCATAAAAGATAGCTACCGATACCATAATAAATTTgatggttttcaaaatattccactGGGTTCTTATCAACATGTAGGTGACAATGTAATGGCCctcatagaaaaaattgctaaCAATCCTGAGCTAGCAAATGACAATCCAAAAATCGGGAAAATGGTGTACTACGatattttgggattttttttcatatcctACAGTGCTTCAGTAGCCTCTGTCATGAGTGGGGTTGTAATAGTAATAtcattgttgatatttttgatcagTTTAAAGAGGTTTAGTTTAG GTATTAACTTAAAAACATTAGGTTACCTGATAAAAATCATAACCGCACCCATATGTGGTATGATCACAACGCTAATAACTGTAATCATAGGAGTCTATATCTTGGATTCATTGGGATATAGCATGAGATGGTACCGTTATCCCTGGTTAGTAATTGGAGATTTCATAATTCCAATTATTTTAATTTCCACTCCGTTTTTATTTCTGGTGAAACCTAAG aaCATTTCTCTCAATGCCCACTCCTTTTTACAAGCACAAATAATCAGATTAATATGGACTTCTCTATTATTGGTAGGGACATTATTAGGTATAAGATCGATTTATCCTATCTTTTTGATAGTTTTATTCGATACTTTGGCTTTTCTTgtaatactttcatttcacttGGAAAAAAAAG TGTGGCTTTggaaaattatatatataatgaTTTCAATCATACCAGTAATCATCAACATGGGTACATTCTATGATATCTTGGGTTTTTTTATTCCTCTCACTGGGAGGATGGGAAATTTTAAAATGCCCGACATGATAATTGGACTGGGAACATTAGTTATAGGATTCTTAATCCTCACACCTTAC TTTTCCCTGATTTTAATCCTCAAGAAACCTACTAATTTCTATAAAATTGTTCTCTGTTTATATGGAATATGTCTTCTATCAATTTTTACACCACTAAGATTTCCCTATTCTGGTGATGTCGATTCCCCAACTCCTCAGAGATTCTGGATACTG CATAGTCAGCGCATAATCCATGATGAAAATGGAGATATTGTTAAAAATGAATCtggatatttttttatgaatatggATAGAAATTCTCCAAAGAGTGTAAAGGCCTATGTTGATGATTTGAATAATGCAGAAGATATTGTTGAAGACTGTAGGAATTTTTTGATGTGTGGTTTACCCATAGCGCATCCAAAAATGAGTGATTTTAT taaatTCAGCTCATGGATTCCTGTTCCTGAGCCCCCAATTTTACCGAATCCACAAGTGGATCTTCTGGTGAATTCTAAAATTCGAATATCATCCAATTTAACTCGTTACAACTTGACAATTCATG GCACAGATCATTCAATGTTTTTCGTTTCACCCAAGAAGAACTTTAAGCTTGTCAATATGAACTTCTTGGATGAACTGCCAAAAGAAGATAATTTATGGAATGGAAGGCCTTACTACTTTTTTGTTTATACATGTGGAAAAAATATCGATCCTCTTCATGCCATTTTTGATATTGAAGGACCAGATAACTTCGAAGGATCTACTATGGACTTTGCAATTGTAGGAAATTATGTTCACCCAAAAAAATTCACCAATACTGCCAGTTTCTCGGAATTCTTATCTAAATTTCCTGATTGGGCCGATTTGACCACTTGGGTTGCAATATATAGATCATGGGTGATTTAA